The following proteins come from a genomic window of Pseudomonas hygromyciniae:
- a CDS encoding putative bifunctional diguanylate cyclase/phosphodiesterase produces MSTPVEPLRLLLLADTPTWAALLRECLVPMGDGAVLISAPSWESVSSLFDDDRSAVLLTTPSLQPGPGRCSLPTVLLLEQEPLVAPLGASDWLIHGGFDVDTVRRCLRHVRERGLLENTLQRLAEQDPLTGIANRQGFQTLLAARLAENDGRGLALGHLDLDNFRHANDALGHQAGDRLILQVVSRLKSQLEVGDQLARLGSDEFALLIDTRRAPQRAEWMAERIIEAMAEPYWVDGESLLIGCSLGVAHARAKAGADPLMWHAHIAMQQAKSTQGCTFHIFNERINRNARSLADLESELRRALRRDELELHYQPRLDLDDGHIVGLEALVRWRHGERGLLPPSEFVPLAEQSGLIVPLGYWVISRALRDMQDLRERGLPPLHMAVNLSFRQFQDTQLLSTLSRLIAERGVEAQWLEFELTETAVMRRSDLVKQTMDALGRLGVRFSLDDFGTGFSSFVHLNSLPIALLKIDKSFVGGMEEREENRKLVHAMINLAHNLNLEVVAEGVETPEQLALLRLFGCDQAQGYLISKPLPLAELVEYLTFGSSQQALLGEVI; encoded by the coding sequence TTGTCTACGCCTGTCGAACCCTTGCGTTTGCTGCTATTGGCCGATACGCCTACGTGGGCAGCATTGTTGCGCGAGTGCCTGGTGCCGATGGGTGATGGTGCCGTGCTGATCAGTGCACCAAGCTGGGAGTCGGTGAGCAGCCTGTTCGACGATGATCGCTCGGCCGTATTGCTCACTACCCCGAGCCTGCAACCCGGCCCTGGCCGTTGCAGCCTGCCCACCGTATTGCTACTGGAGCAGGAACCGCTGGTTGCACCGCTGGGCGCCAGTGACTGGTTGATTCACGGTGGGTTTGATGTGGACACGGTGCGCCGCTGCCTGCGCCACGTGCGCGAGCGGGGCTTGCTGGAAAACACCCTGCAACGCCTGGCCGAACAGGACCCGCTGACCGGCATCGCCAACCGCCAGGGCTTCCAGACCCTGCTGGCCGCGCGCCTGGCGGAAAACGACGGGCGTGGCCTGGCACTCGGTCACCTGGACCTGGACAACTTCCGTCATGCTAACGATGCCCTCGGCCACCAGGCGGGCGACCGGTTGATCTTGCAAGTGGTCTCGCGGCTCAAGAGCCAACTCGAAGTCGGCGACCAATTGGCGCGCCTGGGCAGTGACGAATTCGCCTTGCTGATCGACACCCGCCGTGCGCCGCAACGCGCCGAGTGGATGGCTGAGCGCATCATCGAGGCCATGGCCGAGCCCTATTGGGTCGATGGCGAGAGCCTGCTGATCGGCTGCAGCCTCGGTGTGGCCCATGCCCGCGCCAAGGCCGGTGCTGACCCGTTGATGTGGCACGCGCATATCGCCATGCAACAGGCCAAGAGCACCCAGGGCTGCACCTTTCATATCTTCAATGAACGCATCAACCGTAACGCCCGCAGCCTCGCCGACCTGGAAAGCGAACTGCGCCGGGCGCTGCGCCGTGATGAACTGGAGCTGCATTACCAGCCGCGGTTGGACCTGGACGATGGGCATATCGTCGGCCTCGAAGCTCTGGTGCGCTGGCGCCATGGCGAGCGCGGCCTGTTGCCGCCAAGCGAGTTCGTGCCCTTGGCCGAGCAGAGCGGCCTGATCGTGCCGTTGGGCTACTGGGTGATTTCCCGTGCCCTGCGCGACATGCAGGACCTGCGCGAACGTGGCCTGCCGCCGCTGCACATGGCGGTCAACCTGTCGTTTCGCCAGTTCCAGGACACCCAATTGCTGTCGACCCTGAGCCGGCTGATTGCCGAGCGTGGGGTGGAGGCGCAGTGGCTGGAATTCGAACTGACGGAAACCGCCGTGATGCGCCGCAGCGACCTGGTCAAGCAGACCATGGACGCCTTGGGTCGCCTGGGTGTGCGCTTTTCCCTGGATGACTTTGGTACCGGGTTTTCGTCCTTCGTCCACCTCAACAGCTTGCCGATTGCCCTGCTCAAGATCGACAAGAGCTTTGTCGGCGGCATGGAAGAGCGCGAGGAAAACCGCAAGCTGGTGCACGCCATGATCAACCTGGCCCATAACCTCAACCTGGAAGTGGTGGCCGAAGGTGTGGAGACGCCCGAGCAACTGGCGTTGTTGCGTCTGTTTGGCTGCGACCAGGCCCAGGGTTACCTGATCAGCAAGCCGCTGCCGCTGGCGGAACTGGTGGAGTACCTGACATTTGGCAGCAGCCAGCAGGCGCTGTTGGGTGAAGTGATCTGA
- a CDS encoding LysR substrate-binding domain-containing protein: MSRRLPPLYALRAFEAASRHNSFTRAAEELSITQSAVSRHIRTLEEHFACRLFQRSGRTLQLTESARLLLPGVREGFAALERACHTLNAEDDILRMKAPSTLTMRWLLARLSRFRHLQPGNEVQLTSAWMSIDEVDFNQEPFDCAVLLSDGHFPADWEASYLFPELLIPVGAPNLLNDGPWDVERLAGAELLHPTPDRRDWRRWLQRTGLASRVAIKGGQVFDTLELGMIAAARGYGVSMGDLLMVAEDVAQGRLSLPWPTAVASGESYYLVWPKTRPGGERLRRLSDFLQSEVRAMALPAVEQLD, encoded by the coding sequence ATGTCTCGTCGCCTTCCTCCGCTGTATGCCCTGCGCGCGTTTGAAGCAGCGTCCCGGCACAACTCGTTCACCCGTGCCGCCGAAGAGCTGTCCATCACCCAAAGTGCGGTCAGCCGACATATCCGCACCCTGGAGGAGCACTTCGCCTGCCGCCTGTTCCAGCGCAGCGGGCGCACCTTGCAGCTCACCGAGTCGGCGCGTCTGCTGTTGCCCGGCGTGCGCGAGGGGTTTGCCGCCCTGGAGCGTGCTTGTCATACCTTGAATGCCGAGGACGACATCTTGCGCATGAAGGCCCCGTCGACCCTGACCATGCGCTGGTTACTGGCGCGGCTGAGTCGGTTCCGGCATCTGCAGCCGGGCAATGAGGTGCAGTTGACCAGCGCGTGGATGAGCATCGATGAAGTGGACTTCAACCAGGAACCGTTCGACTGCGCGGTACTGCTGAGCGATGGGCACTTTCCTGCGGACTGGGAAGCCAGTTACCTGTTTCCTGAATTGCTGATCCCGGTTGGCGCTCCGAACTTGCTCAACGATGGCCCCTGGGATGTGGAACGCCTGGCCGGCGCGGAACTGCTGCACCCGACGCCGGACCGGCGTGATTGGCGGCGCTGGTTGCAGCGAACGGGGTTGGCCTCCCGCGTCGCCATCAAGGGCGGGCAGGTGTTCGATACGCTGGAGCTGGGCATGATTGCTGCCGCCCGGGGCTACGGCGTGTCCATGGGCGACCTGTTGATGGTCGCCGAGGATGTGGCCCAAGGCCGTTTGAGTCTGCCTTGGCCTACTGCGGTGGCCAGCGGCGAAAGCTACTACCTGGTCTGGCCCAAGACCCGCCCCGGCGGTGAGCGCCTGCGCAGGCTGTCGGACTTCCTGCAAAGTGAAGTGCGGGCCATGGCACTGCCGGCAGTGGAACAGCTCGACTGA
- a CDS encoding methyl-accepting chemotaxis protein, which yields MSQPRARIASQLGIALAVILAVVISGSTVFALRSLDSANLQTREEHLASEARLLADQLNTFHSTLRESTQRLSGLFEKRFGAGLSVHAEQTVNVAGVPTPSLYLGDAVLNNNFDEVDEFKQMSGGVATVFVRSGEDFIRISTSLTKQDGNRAIGTVLDRQSPAYQRLLAGQSYIGRAVLFERSYMTQYSPVSDASGKVIAVLFIGFDYTDAQNAQFANLKRFRIGQTGSLALLDEQKHWLVPPAGVQALEQAVPVILELAQKPGQGRFWSDRGEDFYSVAVPFDGGPWSVVASMPKAEIRAVTWAVGIRLVIGSVLAMLLAVGAAVWLLRSKLQPLGDLVRQAQALGAGDLSARLNVSSQDEIGQLARSFNQMGEALSTMVSHIREAAEEVNSRAQALSGLSGGAYEGMEQQSGEITSMAGAVEEFSATSLNIADNMGNTERLAQENAQQTRIGRNSMQEASASLEHIATALNSTATVINTLGQRSQEIGGIVGVITSIADQTNLLALNAAIEAARAGEQGRGFAVVADEVRNLASRTRQATDEISGMIQSIQQETGNAISTMEQGNVLMQEGLSRNADVASALARIDEQSRSAGQQFAAITTATQEQSSTATLLSSNLQSIALANSEQREVVSNLAITARELETLAAGLRHEVDRFR from the coding sequence ATGTCTCAACCCCGCGCCCGCATAGCTTCGCAGCTGGGCATCGCCTTGGCGGTCATATTGGCTGTCGTGATCAGCGGCAGCACCGTGTTTGCCCTACGCTCCCTTGATTCGGCCAACCTGCAGACCCGTGAAGAACACCTGGCCAGCGAAGCGCGTTTGCTCGCCGACCAACTCAATACCTTCCACAGCACCTTGCGCGAGAGCACCCAGCGTTTGAGCGGGTTGTTTGAAAAGCGCTTTGGCGCCGGGCTGAGTGTGCATGCCGAGCAGACGGTGAATGTGGCCGGGGTACCGACCCCGAGTCTCTACCTGGGCGATGCGGTGCTGAACAACAACTTCGACGAGGTCGATGAGTTCAAACAGATGTCCGGCGGCGTGGCCACGGTGTTTGTGCGCAGCGGCGAAGACTTTATCCGCATCAGTACCTCCCTGACCAAGCAGGACGGCAACCGCGCCATCGGCACTGTGCTGGATCGCCAGAGCCCAGCCTACCAGCGCCTGCTCGCCGGGCAGAGCTACATTGGTCGCGCGGTGCTGTTCGAGCGCTCCTACATGACCCAATACAGCCCAGTGAGCGACGCCAGCGGCAAGGTGATTGCGGTGTTGTTTATCGGTTTTGACTACACCGATGCGCAGAACGCCCAGTTCGCCAACCTCAAGCGTTTTCGCATTGGCCAGACGGGCTCGCTGGCGCTACTGGACGAGCAAAAGCACTGGCTGGTGCCGCCTGCCGGCGTGCAAGCGTTGGAGCAGGCGGTTCCGGTGATCCTGGAGTTGGCGCAAAAGCCCGGCCAGGGGCGGTTCTGGAGCGACCGGGGCGAAGACTTCTACAGCGTTGCCGTGCCGTTTGACGGCGGCCCGTGGTCGGTGGTGGCGAGCATGCCCAAGGCTGAGATCCGTGCTGTGACCTGGGCCGTGGGTATCCGCCTGGTGATTGGCAGTGTGCTGGCGATGCTGCTGGCCGTGGGGGCGGCGGTCTGGTTGCTGCGCAGTAAATTGCAGCCTTTGGGCGACCTGGTGCGCCAGGCGCAAGCCCTGGGCGCCGGTGATTTGAGTGCGCGGCTGAATGTCTCCAGCCAGGACGAAATCGGTCAATTGGCGCGCAGCTTCAACCAGATGGGCGAGGCCCTGTCGACCATGGTCTCGCATATCCGCGAGGCGGCCGAGGAGGTCAACAGCCGCGCCCAGGCGCTGTCGGGCTTGTCGGGTGGGGCCTATGAAGGCATGGAGCAGCAGTCCGGCGAGATCACCAGCATGGCTGGCGCGGTGGAAGAGTTCAGTGCCACCTCGTTGAACATTGCCGACAACATGGGCAATACCGAACGCCTGGCCCAGGAAAATGCCCAGCAGACCCGCATTGGCCGCAACTCGATGCAGGAGGCGTCCGCGTCCCTGGAACATATCGCCACGGCGCTCAACAGCACGGCCACGGTGATCAACACCCTAGGCCAGCGTTCCCAGGAAATCGGTGGCATCGTCGGCGTGATCACCTCGATTGCCGACCAGACCAACCTGTTGGCCCTCAACGCGGCCATCGAAGCGGCACGGGCTGGGGAGCAGGGGCGTGGGTTTGCCGTGGTTGCCGATGAGGTGCGCAACCTGGCCTCACGCACCCGCCAGGCCACCGATGAGATCTCCGGGATGATCCAGAGCATCCAGCAAGAAACCGGCAATGCCATCAGCACCATGGAGCAGGGCAATGTGCTGATGCAGGAAGGCTTGTCGCGCAATGCCGACGTTGCCTCGGCCCTGGCGCGCATTGACGAGCAAAGCCGCTCGGCGGGGCAGCAATTTGCCGCAATCACCACCGCCACCCAGGAGCAAAGCAGCACGGCGACCTTGCTCAGCAGCAACCTGCAGAGCATTGCACTGGCCAATAGTGAACAGCGTGAAGTGGTCTCGAACCTGGCGATTACCGCCAGGGAGCTGGAGACGTTGGCGGCGGGGTTGCGGCATGAGGTGGATCGGTTTCGTTGA
- a CDS encoding acetyl-CoA hydrolase/transferase C-terminal domain-containing protein, translated as MVQLCSIEQAVDDVLERLPAHIHMGMPLGLGKPNLFANALYRRIAKLPERALTIYTALSLGRPPLGDGLQKRFLEPFVERVFGDYPELDFLDALRKDSLPANIHVQQFFMQPGSLLHSTSAQQDYVSSNYSHAARDINAAGLNLVAQLVASSSEHPDRLSLSCNPDITLDLLPMIAKRRAAGETILVVGQVHEDLPYMPGDAELGMDQFDFLIDEKDRTTLFSTPNMPVGLQDHFIGLHASTLVRDGGTLQIGIGSMGDALTAALLARQADNEGYRQLLTDLDVYQWAPLISREGGVEPFARGLYGCSEMFVNGLLVLADAGIVRRKVYPDVATQEQANAGLLDDAAQPDGISIHGGFFLGPRSFYQRLQEMTHAKRLEFNMTRISYINELYGQEELKRLQRVDARFINSAIMVTLLGAGVADQLEDGRVLSGVGGQYNFVAQGHALEGARSILILRSWRESAGEVSSNIVWEYGHCTIPRHLRDIVITEYGIADLRGQTDAQVIEALLNITDSRFQADLIEQAQKAGKLPKDFQLDPRFADNTPERLQAVQARHTRLFPEYPLGSDFTDEERDLLRALNWLKSKFKLTEILELGKAALDAPEPEAFPEHLVRMRLDKPEGFKEDLYQRLLLAGLQATAH; from the coding sequence ATGGTGCAGTTGTGTTCAATCGAGCAAGCGGTCGATGACGTCCTGGAGCGCCTGCCTGCGCATATCCACATGGGTATGCCGCTGGGCCTGGGTAAGCCGAATCTGTTTGCCAACGCCTTGTACCGGCGCATCGCCAAGCTGCCCGAGCGGGCGCTGACGATCTACACCGCGTTGAGCCTGGGCCGCCCGCCGTTGGGTGATGGTTTGCAGAAGCGCTTTCTGGAGCCGTTTGTCGAGCGGGTGTTCGGTGATTACCCCGAGCTGGATTTCCTCGACGCCCTGCGCAAGGACAGCCTGCCGGCCAACATCCACGTGCAGCAGTTCTTTATGCAGCCCGGCAGCCTGCTGCATAGCACCTCGGCCCAGCAGGATTACGTCAGCAGCAACTACAGCCATGCCGCCCGCGATATCAACGCCGCCGGCCTGAACCTGGTCGCGCAATTGGTGGCCAGTAGCAGTGAGCACCCGGATCGCCTGAGCCTGAGCTGCAACCCGGATATCACCCTCGACCTGTTGCCCATGATCGCCAAGCGCCGCGCGGCCGGCGAGACCATCCTGGTGGTCGGCCAGGTGCATGAAGATTTGCCCTACATGCCCGGTGATGCCGAACTGGGCATGGATCAGTTCGACTTTCTGATCGACGAAAAAGACCGCACCACGCTGTTCTCTACGCCCAACATGCCAGTGGGTTTGCAGGACCACTTCATCGGTTTGCACGCCAGTACCTTGGTGCGCGATGGCGGCACCTTACAGATTGGCATCGGTTCGATGGGCGACGCCTTGACCGCCGCGTTGCTGGCGCGTCAGGCCGATAACGAGGGCTATCGGCAATTGCTCACCGACCTGGATGTGTACCAATGGGCGCCGCTGATCAGCCGTGAGGGCGGGGTCGAGCCGTTTGCCCGGGGCCTTTATGGTTGCAGCGAAATGTTCGTCAACGGCCTGCTGGTACTGGCCGATGCGGGGATTGTGCGGCGCAAGGTGTACCCGGATGTGGCGACGCAGGAGCAGGCCAACGCGGGACTGCTGGACGATGCAGCACAGCCCGATGGCATATCGATCCACGGTGGTTTCTTCCTCGGCCCCCGCAGTTTTTACCAGCGCCTGCAGGAAATGACCCACGCCAAGCGCCTGGAATTCAACATGACTCGCATCAGCTATATCAACGAGCTGTACGGGCAGGAAGAACTCAAGCGTTTGCAGCGTGTGGATGCGCGGTTTATCAACAGTGCGATCATGGTCACGTTGCTGGGTGCAGGCGTTGCCGACCAACTGGAAGACGGCCGCGTGCTCAGCGGGGTGGGTGGGCAATACAACTTTGTTGCCCAGGGCCATGCGCTGGAGGGCGCGCGCTCGATCCTGATCCTGCGCAGTTGGCGTGAATCGGCCGGCGAGGTCAGCTCCAATATTGTCTGGGAATACGGCCATTGCACGATTCCCCGGCACCTGCGCGATATCGTGATCACCGAATACGGCATCGCTGACCTGCGCGGCCAGACCGACGCCCAGGTGATCGAGGCGTTGCTCAATATCACCGACTCACGGTTCCAGGCCGACTTGATCGAACAGGCGCAAAAAGCCGGCAAGTTGCCCAAGGACTTCCAGCTCGACCCGCGCTTTGCCGACAACACCCCCGAGCGTTTGCAGGCGGTGCAGGCGCGGCATACAAGGCTGTTCCCGGAGTATCCGCTGGGCAGTGACTTCACCGATGAAGAGCGGGATTTGTTGCGCGCGCTGAACTGGCTCAAGAGCAAATTCAAGCTGACCGAGATTCTGGAGTTGGGCAAGGCGGCGTTGGATGCACCGGAGCCTGAGGCGTTTCCCGAGCATCTAGTGCGCATGCGCCTGGATAAGCCTGAGGGGTTTAAAGAGGATCTGTATCAGCGCCTATTGCTTGCTGGCCTACAGGCCACCGCACACTGA
- a CDS encoding NorM family multidrug efflux MATE transporter: MIMQHPARTELWAILRLSGPLIASQLAHMLMVLTDTLMMARLSPEALAGGGLGAASYSFVSIFCIGVIAAVGTLVAIRQGAGDIEGATRLTQAGLWLAWLMALVAGLLLWNLKPVLLMFGQTETNVQSAGQFLMILPFALPGYLTFMALRGFTSAIGKATPVMVISLCGTVINYLLNHALIEGMFGLPKLGLMGIGLVTAIVANCMALALLWYIKYNRAYAAYPLGKGLLRPNLHYLRELWRLGLPIGGTYAVEVGLFAFAALCMGTMGSTQLAAHQIALQIVSVAFMVPAGMSYAVTMRIGLHYGGGHLLGARLAGRVGIAFGATVMLGFAMVFWLFSDPLIGLFLDHDDPAFAQVISLAVSLLAVAAWFELFDGVQTIAMGCIRGLKDAKTTFLVGLGCYWLIGAPAAWLMAFTLDWGPTGVWWGLALGLACAAITLTWAFERKMKRMIAQEPQIDTAPQPN, from the coding sequence ATGATCATGCAGCATCCGGCGCGTACCGAACTCTGGGCCATTCTGCGGCTGTCAGGGCCGTTGATTGCCTCCCAGTTGGCGCACATGCTGATGGTGCTCACCGACACCCTGATGATGGCCCGCCTGAGCCCCGAAGCCTTGGCCGGCGGCGGGCTGGGGGCGGCGAGCTACTCGTTTGTGTCGATCTTTTGCATCGGCGTGATAGCCGCCGTGGGCACCCTGGTCGCTATCCGCCAGGGCGCCGGTGATATCGAAGGCGCGACCCGCCTGACCCAGGCCGGGCTCTGGCTGGCCTGGCTGATGGCCCTGGTGGCGGGCCTGCTGCTGTGGAACCTCAAGCCGGTGCTGCTGATGTTCGGCCAGACCGAAACCAACGTGCAGTCGGCCGGCCAGTTCCTGATGATCCTGCCGTTCGCCCTGCCCGGTTACCTGACGTTCATGGCCCTGCGCGGCTTCACCAGCGCCATCGGCAAAGCCACGCCGGTGATGGTGATCAGCCTGTGCGGCACGGTGATCAACTACCTGCTCAACCATGCGTTGATCGAAGGCATGTTCGGCCTGCCCAAGCTGGGCCTGATGGGCATTGGCCTGGTCACCGCGATTGTCGCCAACTGCATGGCCCTGGCGCTGTTGTGGTACATCAAATACAACCGCGCCTACGCGGCGTATCCGCTGGGCAAGGGCCTGTTGCGGCCCAACCTGCACTACCTGCGCGAGCTGTGGCGCCTGGGCCTGCCGATTGGCGGCACCTACGCGGTGGAAGTCGGCTTGTTCGCCTTTGCGGCGCTGTGCATGGGCACCATGGGCAGTACGCAATTGGCGGCCCATCAGATTGCCCTGCAAATCGTCTCGGTGGCGTTCATGGTGCCGGCGGGCATGTCTTACGCGGTCACCATGCGCATCGGCTTGCACTACGGCGGCGGGCATTTGCTTGGCGCGCGGTTGGCCGGGCGGGTCGGGATCGCCTTCGGCGCAACGGTGATGCTGGGGTTTGCCATGGTGTTCTGGTTGTTTTCAGACCCGCTGATCGGCCTGTTCCTCGACCATGACGACCCGGCCTTCGCCCAGGTGATCAGCCTGGCGGTCAGCCTGTTGGCGGTGGCGGCGTGGTTCGAGTTGTTCGACGGCGTGCAAACCATCGCCATGGGCTGTATTCGCGGGCTCAAGGATGCCAAGACCACCTTCCTTGTCGGCCTAGGTTGCTACTGGTTGATTGGCGCGCCGGCGGCCTGGTTGATGGCGTTTACCCTGGACTGGGGCCCGACGGGCGTGTGGTGGGGCTTGGCACTGGGCCTGGCCTGTGCGGCGATTACCCTGACGTGGGCGTTTGAAAGAAAGATGAAGCGGATGATTGCCCAGGAACCGCAAATCGACACGGCCCCACAGCCGAACTGA
- a CDS encoding xanthine phosphoribosyltransferase — MEALHKKIREEGIVLSDQVLKVDAFLNHQIDPALMKLIGDEFAALFKDSGITKIVTIEASGIAPAIMTGLNLGVPVIFARKQQSLTLTENLLSATVYSFTKKVESTVAISPRHLTSSDRVLVIDDFLANGKASQALISIIKQAGATVAGLGIVIEKSFQGGRAELDAQGYRVESLARVKSLAGGVVTFID; from the coding sequence GTGGAAGCACTGCACAAGAAAATTCGCGAAGAAGGCATCGTGCTTTCCGACCAGGTACTCAAGGTCGACGCCTTTCTGAACCATCAGATCGACCCGGCGCTGATGAAGCTGATCGGCGACGAATTCGCCGCACTGTTCAAGGATTCGGGGATCACCAAGATCGTCACCATCGAAGCCTCGGGCATCGCGCCGGCGATCATGACCGGCTTGAACCTGGGTGTGCCGGTGATTTTCGCCCGTAAGCAACAGTCCCTGACCCTGACGGAAAACCTGCTGTCGGCGACGGTGTATTCCTTCACCAAGAAAGTCGAAAGTACCGTGGCGATCTCCCCTCGGCACCTGACCAGCAGCGACCGCGTGCTGGTGATCGATGACTTCCTGGCCAACGGCAAGGCGTCCCAGGCGCTGATTTCGATCATCAAACAGGCCGGCGCCACCGTGGCGGGCCTGGGGATTGTGATCGAGAAGTCGTTCCAGGGCGGCCGTGCAGAACTGGACGCCCAGGGCTACCGGGTTGAGTCGCTGGCGCGGGTCAAGTCCCTGGCGGGTGGGGTTGTGACCTTCATCGACTGA
- the rep gene encoding DNA helicase Rep has protein sequence MSRLNPRQQEAVNYVGGPLLVLAGAGSGKTSVITRKIAHLIQNCGIRAQYIVAMTFTNKAAREMKERVGTLLKGGEGRGLTVCTFHNLGLNIIRKEHARLGYKPGFSIFDETDVKALMTDIMQKEYAGDDGVDEIKNMIGAWKNDLILPPEALENARNPKEQTAAIVYTHYQRTLKAFNAVDFDDLILQPVKLFQEHADILEKWQNKVRYLLVDEYQDTNASQYLLVKLLIGTRNQFTVVGDDDQSIYAWRGARPENLMLLKVDYPSLKVVMLEQNYRSTSRILRCANVLISNNPHEFEKQLWSEMGHGDEIRVIRCRNEDAEAERVAVEILSLHLRTDRPYSDFAILYRGNYQAKLIELKLQHHQVPYRLSGGNSFFGRQEVKDLMAYFRLIVNPDDDNAFLRVINVPRREIGSTTLEKLGNYATERKISMYAATDEIGLGEHLDTRFTDRLSRFKRFMDKVREQCAGEDPISALRSMVMDIDYENWLRTNSSSDKAADYRMGNVWFLIEALKNTLEKDEDGEMTVEDAIGKLVLRDMLERQQEEEDGAEGVQMMTLHASKGLEFPYVFIMGMEEEILPHRSSIEADTIEEERRLAYVGITRARQTLAFTFAAKRKQYGEIIDCAPSRFLDELPPDDLAWEGNDDTPTEVKAVRGNTALADIRAMLKR, from the coding sequence ATGTCCCGACTCAATCCCCGGCAGCAAGAAGCCGTGAACTACGTCGGCGGCCCTCTATTGGTGCTCGCCGGTGCTGGCTCCGGCAAGACCAGCGTGATCACCCGCAAGATCGCGCACTTGATCCAGAACTGTGGCATCCGTGCCCAGTACATCGTCGCCATGACCTTTACCAACAAGGCCGCGCGCGAGATGAAAGAGCGCGTCGGCACCCTGCTCAAGGGTGGCGAAGGCCGCGGCCTCACCGTGTGTACCTTCCACAACCTGGGGCTGAACATCATCCGCAAGGAGCATGCGCGGCTGGGCTACAAGCCGGGCTTCTCGATCTTTGACGAGACCGACGTCAAGGCCCTGATGACCGACATCATGCAGAAGGAATACGCGGGCGACGACGGCGTCGATGAGATCAAGAACATGATCGGCGCCTGGAAAAACGACCTGATCCTGCCCCCCGAAGCCCTGGAAAACGCACGCAACCCCAAGGAACAGACCGCCGCCATCGTCTACACCCACTACCAGCGCACGCTCAAGGCGTTCAATGCGGTGGACTTCGACGACCTGATCCTGCAGCCGGTCAAGCTGTTCCAGGAACACGCCGACATCCTCGAAAAGTGGCAGAACAAGGTGCGCTACCTGCTGGTGGACGAATACCAGGACACCAACGCCAGCCAGTATTTGCTGGTGAAGTTGCTGATCGGTACGCGCAACCAGTTCACCGTGGTCGGCGACGATGACCAGTCGATCTACGCTTGGCGCGGTGCGCGCCCGGAAAACCTGATGCTGCTCAAGGTCGACTACCCGTCGCTGAAAGTGGTGATGCTGGAGCAGAACTATCGCTCCACCAGCCGCATCCTGCGTTGCGCCAACGTGCTGATCTCCAACAACCCCCACGAGTTTGAAAAGCAGTTGTGGAGCGAGATGGGCCATGGCGATGAGATCCGCGTGATCCGCTGCCGCAACGAAGACGCCGAAGCCGAGCGCGTGGCCGTCGAGATCCTCAGCCTGCACCTGCGCACCGACCGGCCCTACAGCGATTTTGCGATCCTGTATCGCGGCAACTACCAGGCCAAGCTGATCGAGCTGAAGTTGCAGCACCACCAGGTGCCGTATCGCCTGTCTGGGGGCAACAGCTTTTTCGGACGCCAGGAAGTAAAGGATCTGATGGCCTACTTCCGGTTGATCGTGAACCCGGATGACGACAACGCGTTCCTGCGCGTGATCAACGTGCCGCGTCGGGAGATCGGCTCCACCACCCTGGAAAAACTCGGCAACTACGCCACCGAACGCAAGATCTCGATGTACGCCGCCACCGACGAAATCGGCCTGGGCGAACACCTGGATACGCGTTTCACCGATCGCCTGTCGCGCTTCAAGCGCTTTATGGACAAGGTGCGCGAGCAGTGTGCCGGCGAAGACCCGATCAGCGCCCTGCGCAGCATGGTCATGGACATCGACTATGAAAACTGGCTGCGCACCAACAGCTCCAGCGACAAGGCCGCGGATTACCGCATGGGCAACGTCTGGTTCCTGATCGAAGCGCTGAAGAACACCCTGGAAAAAGACGAAGACGGTGAAATGACCGTCGAGGACGCCATCGGCAAGCTGGTGCTGCGCGACATGCTCGAGCGCCAGCAGGAAGAAGAAGATGGCGCCGAAGGCGTGCAGATGATGACCTTGCATGCATCCAAGGGCCTGGAATTCCCCTACGTGTTCATCATGGGCATGGAAGAGGAAATCCTCCCACACCGCTCCAGTATCGAAGCCGACACCATTGAAGAAGAACGGCGCCTGGCCTACGTGGGCATTACCCGCGCGCGTCAGACCCTGGCCTTCACCTTTGCGGCCAAGCGCAAGCAGTACGGCGAGATCATCGACTGCGCCCCGAGCCGGTTCCTTGATGAGCTGCCACCGGACGATCTGGCCTGGGAAGGCAACGACGACACCCCAACTGAAGTCAAGGCGGTACGTGGTAACACCGCCCTGGCGGATATACGCGCGATGCTAAAGCGCTAG
- a CDS encoding c-type cytochrome: protein MKMLAVPATVLALWAASAQAATNDDIAKRLEPVGKVCIQGEECKGMEVAVTAGGGGAKTPDEIIAKHCNACHGTGLLGAPKIGDTAAWKERADHQGGLDGILAKAITGINAMPPKGTCSDCSDDDLKAAIEKMSGLK from the coding sequence ATGAAAATGCTGGCTGTACCAGCAACCGTACTGGCCCTTTGGGCTGCCAGCGCTCAAGCTGCGACCAATGATGATATTGCCAAGCGCCTTGAACCCGTGGGGAAGGTTTGTATTCAAGGTGAGGAATGCAAGGGCATGGAAGTCGCTGTGACAGCGGGCGGCGGCGGCGCAAAAACGCCGGACGAGATCATCGCCAAACACTGTAATGCTTGCCACGGCACTGGCCTGTTGGGCGCACCGAAAATCGGTGACACCGCAGCCTGGAAAGAGCGCGCCGACCACCAGGGCGGCCTCGACGGCATCCTGGCCAAGGCCATCACCGGCATCAACGCCATGCCGCCTAAAGGCACCTGCTCCGATTGCTCGGATGACGACCTCAAGGCTGCAATCGAGAAGATGTCTGGTTTGAAATAA